In Rheinheimera sp. MM224, one DNA window encodes the following:
- a CDS encoding ABC transporter permease — protein MNLWTIAVFEFQRYFKWKQEIISIGLMLLSLVVMSAWPLLKTWLDNDYKIALVSSAAAPKISGFTISQIPDNSAETALSGLGDVWDLVVQVKDDKLVMTAESSASWQDKITPELQNWLQKQRINQLPLSAEQKTIVNTLPETQLVFLKKDSAKQNKEQQMVSGGLLILLGIGVFSGFGFMFTAITTEKQQRVTEQLLTLISTKEWIDGKILGISLFCLKSMVTTGLFLYLMIQAVSLAKGKGMFVLPITTLELASALIFVSLGLLLVNSFLAGFAATIDDPNHSSRSIMMFLPTVPLGVVFSAMDNAEGTLMHILSLFPLTSFAAMPMRMASVSVPWWEWILSLVLLVACLFWLKNAASRVFELGIRMYGKEPEWSLLMKTFLFARVKD, from the coding sequence ATGAATTTATGGACCATAGCGGTTTTTGAGTTTCAACGTTATTTCAAATGGAAGCAGGAGATCATCAGTATTGGCCTGATGCTGCTGTCTTTAGTGGTGATGAGCGCCTGGCCACTGCTAAAAACCTGGCTGGACAATGACTATAAAATAGCGCTGGTCAGCAGCGCTGCTGCACCTAAAATCAGCGGCTTTACCATCAGTCAAATTCCGGACAACTCGGCAGAAACTGCACTCTCAGGTCTTGGAGATGTCTGGGATTTAGTAGTTCAGGTCAAAGACGATAAGCTGGTGATGACGGCAGAATCCAGTGCCAGTTGGCAGGATAAAATCACACCCGAACTGCAGAACTGGCTGCAAAAACAACGAATTAATCAGTTGCCACTGAGCGCAGAACAAAAAACTATTGTGAATACTCTGCCTGAGACCCAGCTGGTTTTTCTGAAAAAAGACTCAGCCAAACAAAACAAAGAGCAACAAATGGTCAGCGGTGGTTTGCTGATCCTGCTGGGGATTGGCGTATTTTCAGGCTTTGGCTTTATGTTTACCGCCATTACCACAGAAAAACAGCAACGGGTCACTGAACAGCTGCTGACACTGATCAGCACCAAAGAATGGATAGATGGCAAAATTTTAGGTATTTCGCTGTTTTGCTTAAAAAGTATGGTCACTACAGGCTTGTTTTTATACCTGATGATCCAGGCCGTTTCACTGGCCAAAGGTAAAGGTATGTTTGTGTTGCCTATCACAACTCTGGAACTGGCCAGCGCTCTGATTTTTGTCAGTTTAGGTTTGCTGTTGGTCAACAGCTTTCTGGCGGGTTTTGCCGCCACTATTGACGACCCAAATCATTCCAGCCGCTCTATTATGATGTTTTTACCAACAGTGCCTTTAGGTGTGGTGTTCAGCGCTATGGACAATGCAGAAGGCACCTTGATGCATATATTAAGTTTGTTTCCACTGACCTCTTTTGCCGCTATGCCTATGCGTATGGCGTCAGTATCTGTGCCATGGTGGGAATGGATTTTATCGCTGGTTTTGCTGGTTGCCTGTCTGTTCTGGCTTAAAAATGCAGCCAGCAGAGTATTTGAACTTGGCATTCGTATGTATGGCAAAGAACCAGAGTGGTCCTTGCTGATGAAAACCTTTTTGTTTGCCAGGGTTAAAGATTAA
- a CDS encoding response regulator transcription factor, whose translation MSRILLVEDHERLSELVCTALQRAGIAADTFSDAKSALQAMQMQPYELLILDRGLPDGDGLDLLRHLRMNRQNLPCLVLTARNALHDRIDGLESGADDYLIKPFAMDELVARVRALLRRPGQLQLNEPEYCGTRLCLHSASVHYGLQSSLLAPAELQILQTLMQEQGKTVRRQKLEQTAWGLTDAVTPNALDVALHRIRKKLSAIGSPLVINNIRGLGYALSQPQT comes from the coding sequence ATGAGCAGAATACTGCTGGTCGAAGACCATGAGCGCCTAAGTGAACTGGTCTGTACCGCACTACAAAGAGCAGGTATAGCCGCTGATACTTTTTCAGATGCAAAATCAGCATTACAGGCCATGCAGATGCAGCCTTATGAATTACTAATTCTGGACAGAGGTTTACCTGATGGTGATGGTCTGGATTTGCTGCGTCATCTGAGAATGAACCGGCAGAACCTGCCTTGTCTGGTGCTGACCGCCCGCAATGCCTTACATGACAGGATCGACGGATTAGAAAGTGGCGCCGATGATTATCTGATCAAACCTTTTGCCATGGACGAGCTGGTCGCCAGAGTTCGGGCCTTGTTACGTCGTCCGGGCCAGCTGCAACTCAATGAACCTGAATACTGCGGCACCCGTTTATGCCTGCATTCGGCTTCAGTGCATTATGGTTTGCAAAGCAGTCTTTTAGCCCCTGCTGAGCTGCAAATACTTCAAACCTTGATGCAGGAACAAGGCAAAACAGTACGCCGGCAAAAACTAGAGCAAACTGCCTGGGGCTTAACTGATGCGGTCACTCCCAATGCGCTGGATGTAGCGCTGCACCGGATCAGAAAAAAACTCAGTGCTATAGGCTCTCCGCTTGTTATCAATAATATCAGAGGCTTAGGTTATGCTCTCAGTCAACCGCAAACGTAA
- a CDS encoding HAMP domain-containing histidine kinase has translation MLSVNRKRNLTFRLIITFIAALALTLASILFYIFVLNPNLILQRTLDKQIHYLSKEIIPDARGRPTTKLYDKKYDWVYEVLSSELLYQITDQHGVALLQSTADAQSLFNQADKQFSTEKRLFTLMHQNLLYHVNTAPLPNYPGYYVQVIGSDRLMSVFQLTNVKPLSVVAVLVTLLCLLLISLVVWLTIGYMLRPLKNASATAAQIEPHSLTQRLDTHKLPQEVLPLINAFNQTLDRLEKGFKVQQELLATTAHELKTPLALLRGEIEMAEHFPKRDLLLRDIDQMARLIHQLLHWAESRESQNYQYQALYLTDVAEEVALYLSRLAVIFQVQIAVVVESEASLLHADRSTCFVLLKNLLENAIHHAPAHSVVELTVTESGISVRDYGPGISPEHLPWLFTKFWRGPHRRHQGAGLGLAICYEIATTHGWQLKASNSSPGACFSLQTSP, from the coding sequence ATGCTCTCAGTCAACCGCAAACGTAATCTAACCTTTCGCTTAATTATCACTTTTATTGCCGCTTTAGCCCTTACTCTGGCCAGTATCCTGTTTTATATCTTTGTGCTAAATCCTAATCTGATCCTGCAGCGCACTCTGGATAAACAAATCCATTATTTGAGTAAAGAAATTATACCGGACGCACGAGGTCGCCCCACAACTAAGCTGTATGACAAAAAATATGACTGGGTATACGAGGTGTTAAGTTCAGAACTCCTGTATCAAATCACCGATCAGCACGGAGTGGCGTTGCTGCAGTCCACGGCGGATGCACAGTCGCTTTTCAATCAGGCTGACAAGCAGTTTTCGACAGAAAAACGCTTGTTTACCTTAATGCATCAGAACTTGTTGTATCACGTCAACACAGCACCTTTGCCTAATTACCCCGGCTACTATGTACAAGTGATCGGCAGTGATCGGCTGATGAGTGTGTTCCAACTGACCAACGTGAAGCCTTTATCTGTAGTTGCAGTACTGGTGACTCTGCTTTGTTTATTGCTGATAAGTCTGGTCGTTTGGCTGACTATTGGTTATATGCTCAGGCCGCTAAAAAATGCATCTGCCACTGCAGCACAAATAGAACCTCATAGCCTGACCCAACGACTGGATACCCATAAGCTGCCACAAGAGGTGTTGCCGCTGATTAATGCTTTTAATCAGACGCTTGATCGGCTGGAAAAAGGTTTTAAAGTGCAGCAGGAATTACTGGCCACCACTGCACATGAGTTAAAAACACCGCTAGCGCTGCTACGAGGCGAAATTGAAATGGCCGAACATTTCCCCAAACGCGACCTGTTACTGCGGGACATTGACCAGATGGCACGACTTATCCATCAGTTGCTGCATTGGGCAGAATCCAGAGAAAGTCAGAATTATCAGTATCAGGCGCTGTATTTAACCGATGTGGCAGAAGAAGTCGCGCTGTATTTAAGCCGGCTGGCGGTCATTTTTCAGGTTCAGATCGCTGTGGTTGTAGAGTCAGAAGCCTCCTTGTTACATGCCGATCGCAGCACCTGTTTTGTGCTTCTGAAAAACTTACTGGAAAATGCAATTCACCATGCCCCAGCTCACTCAGTGGTTGAACTGACCGTCACAGAGTCTGGCATCAGTGTGCGTGATTATGGCCCTGGTATATCACCAGAGCATTTACCCTGGCTTTTTACCAAGTTCTGGCGAGGTCCTCACAGGCGTCATCAGGGAGCAGGCCTTGGATTGGCGATTTGTTATGAAATTGCCACGACACACGGCTGGCAACTGAAAGCGTCCAATAGCTCACCCGGTGCTTGTTTTTCCTTGCAAACCAGCCCTTGA
- a CDS encoding POTRA domain-containing protein yields the protein MLYRTLAILALFAASAAAAHPQIELKGVSGPLADNIELYLDRLPAKNNLGSRRFQNKVIEDVKLAGRAVGYYRMAIEPSLVGKEKNKSYD from the coding sequence TTGTTGTACAGGACTCTGGCCATTCTGGCGCTGTTTGCCGCCTCTGCCGCTGCAGCGCATCCCCAAATTGAACTCAAGGGCGTTTCAGGCCCCCTTGCTGATAATATTGAACTTTATTTAGACAGGTTGCCCGCTAAAAACAACCTTGGGTCCAGACGTTTTCAAAACAAAGTGATTGAAGATGTCAAACTCGCAGGCCGGGCCGTCGGTTATTACCGCATGGCTATAGAGCCAAGCCTTGTCGGTAAAGAAAAAAACAAAAGCTACGACTGA
- a CDS encoding autotransporter assembly complex protein TamA translates to MEILGEASTDPEFAKLVKQVGPKVNHRVHHGRYEEIKNQLNSLALRRGYFQAKFVKQELSVAPRLLQGFIHIQFDSGPRYHFGEVAFEGSQIRDERLRSMLPFKPGEPYLSSKLGELNQRLAETNWFRSIDVTVDEPENAEQQLAVKIKVEPQIRNTVETGVGYSTDLGPRIKLNWNKPWLNDRGHSLNSKMALSGPEQTVEAGYKWPKKNVSEDFYKLNFGIKNKDLEDTRSQEYNTSLERHWLLDDAWYRTASVRWLYEDYVQGTDSGSANLIMPGISFSRSWDSGGSMPSEATRYLIGTEVSDPAWGSDSSFVRLRSRVGWIGSFSDDQRYLVRVDAGAVLMEAITELPPSLRFFAGGDNSIRGYSYESISPVDTEGSLIGARYLATAALEYQHRVSGNWWAAAFFDAGSAWNDKADIYRGVGLGVRWASPVGPIRIDVAWGLDVPSDQALQLHFSLGPEL, encoded by the coding sequence GTGGAAATTCTGGGTGAAGCCTCGACCGATCCTGAGTTTGCCAAACTGGTGAAACAAGTAGGACCCAAGGTGAATCACAGGGTGCATCATGGCCGTTATGAAGAAATCAAAAATCAGCTGAACTCGCTGGCTTTGCGCCGTGGTTATTTTCAGGCAAAGTTTGTTAAACAAGAACTGTCCGTTGCCCCACGCCTGCTGCAGGGCTTTATTCATATTCAATTTGACTCTGGCCCACGTTATCACTTTGGTGAAGTCGCCTTTGAAGGCAGCCAAATCCGTGACGAACGTTTACGCTCCATGTTGCCTTTTAAGCCGGGCGAACCTTATCTGTCGAGCAAGCTGGGTGAACTGAATCAGCGTCTGGCTGAAACCAACTGGTTTCGCAGCATAGATGTCACTGTGGATGAACCTGAAAACGCTGAACAGCAACTGGCGGTGAAGATTAAAGTCGAACCGCAAATTCGTAACACTGTGGAGACTGGTGTGGGTTATTCCACCGATCTGGGGCCACGTATTAAGCTGAACTGGAACAAACCCTGGCTCAATGACAGAGGCCATAGTTTAAACAGTAAAATGGCGTTATCGGGCCCTGAACAAACAGTGGAGGCAGGCTATAAATGGCCAAAGAAAAATGTCAGCGAAGATTTTTATAAACTCAATTTTGGTATCAAAAATAAAGATTTAGAAGACACCCGTAGTCAGGAATACAATACCTCTCTGGAGCGGCACTGGTTGCTGGACGATGCCTGGTACAGAACCGCTTCTGTGCGCTGGTTATACGAAGATTATGTGCAGGGTACAGACTCCGGCAGTGCCAACTTGATTATGCCTGGCATCAGCTTTAGCCGCAGTTGGGACAGTGGTGGCAGTATGCCCTCTGAAGCCACCCGGTATTTAATTGGCACTGAAGTTTCAGACCCGGCCTGGGGCTCAGACAGCAGTTTTGTGCGTTTGCGCAGTCGTGTTGGCTGGATCGGGTCCTTCTCCGATGATCAGCGTTATCTGGTGCGTGTAGATGCAGGTGCTGTGCTGATGGAAGCCATCACTGAACTACCGCCTTCCCTGCGCTTTTTTGCGGGTGGTGATAACAGTATTCGTGGTTATTCGTACGAATCCATTTCTCCTGTGGATACAGAAGGCAGCTTGATTGGTGCCCGTTATCTGGCGACTGCTGCGCTTGAGTATCAGCATAGGGTGTCAGGAAACTGGTGGGCTGCTGCATTTTTTGATGCCGGTAGTGCCTGGAATGATAAGGCTGATATTTACCGTGGTGTAGGTTTAGGTGTGCGCTGGGCTTCCCCTGTTGGCCCTATTCGTATTGATGTTGCATGGGGATTGGATGTGCCCTCCGATCAGGCCCTGCAGTTGCATTTTAGTTTGGGGCCGGAATTATGA
- a CDS encoding alpha/beta fold hydrolase, producing MKVKTALTIVLLPGLDGTGTLYQQLRQQLAPDYELQVIAYPLDQQWGYPQLLDFIRPQLPQNPYLLLAESFSGPLGILLAAEQPEHLKALALCCTFGRNPLPAIKGLAGAVDKLPWNELVHHWTALWLQGRYANAELSALLEKALTMVPEQVIKQRAKQVLQVDVLTEFATLTIPLMYLQARQDRLIWAFNAKSLLQLQPAMQLVRLDAPHFLLQAIPEQAAWQLKLFIQQHLSLELPQQKALTG from the coding sequence ATGAAAGTAAAAACTGCACTAACCATAGTGTTGCTGCCAGGACTGGATGGCACTGGTACTTTGTATCAGCAGCTTAGGCAGCAGTTAGCGCCGGATTATGAACTTCAGGTGATTGCTTATCCCTTGGACCAGCAATGGGGTTATCCGCAGTTGCTGGATTTTATCCGGCCACAACTACCACAGAATCCTTATCTGCTGCTGGCCGAGTCTTTTTCTGGTCCTTTGGGTATTTTACTGGCGGCAGAACAACCAGAGCATTTAAAAGCGCTGGCACTGTGTTGTACTTTTGGTCGTAACCCTTTACCTGCGATCAAAGGGCTAGCGGGTGCCGTTGATAAACTGCCGTGGAATGAACTGGTGCATCATTGGACAGCTTTATGGTTGCAGGGCCGTTATGCCAATGCAGAGTTATCCGCTTTGCTGGAAAAGGCTCTGACTATGGTGCCGGAACAAGTGATTAAACAACGGGCTAAACAGGTGTTGCAGGTTGATGTACTGACGGAATTTGCGACTTTAACTATTCCTCTGATGTATCTTCAGGCGCGGCAAGACCGGCTTATCTGGGCTTTTAATGCCAAATCCTTGTTGCAGCTCCAACCTGCAATGCAGCTGGTTCGACTGGACGCGCCGCATTTTTTATTGCAAGCCATACCGGAGCAAGCGGCATGGCAGCTCAAACTTTTTATTCAGCAGCACCTGAGCTTAGAATTACCACAGCAGAAGGCTTTAACAGGCTGA
- a CDS encoding translocation/assembly module TamB domain-containing protein translates to MSVNGSEERTTMPDVKNVSSVFSWKKFFLAFSLLLLLSLIVLFYTNKPLQLLNRLLPDNSPVQITQISGTLAEGFTLTGLQFQQDGVQLQINSLAAKVSWYCLGRFEICLDSATAEGVHLVLSPSTLPETAPEQEETVLELPKVSITQLQVTDLTVQQSELQLSLNGLSTELKLGGQQIQLGDTLLDQLQLHLPAVSEQNSVSSNTTKATTTASTATNSVAWWHYQVPQLTRIELPLWLSVKKLTLQQPKVTGAQQLSAEQLSFSLEANPDQFELTEFKLTQLQITQPDLHGNPINAEAQLSLTNSTPFALQGFVKAESSGLVLNSSIAGSLDQLQLGLELTGTQQASAQVEVAPLSAGLPIQLQLKATSLQWPLQGEPLYKMQQLLIDAEGSLADLKLTLQSQQQLPQLPDSQLQLNAHWQAPVLSWSALTLNSALGNLSSTGALDLTKELALDAALSLDKMQLDPWLKDYPGQLSGDIKLKASYHQQQWQLELPTLAIQGQVRKQPLSLSGQLQAKGKALDVETLSSKTLVLQHGNNKITAEGEVTDKWQMALSVAAPDLASSIQGAQGSLMADAKITGPQQHPALDIKLQGEKLRYKKLMRLQNLSLNALINSDNLDHQLELTLGKGTLSGQQLNSAQLLLTGNKNSSDLVLQLDGADYKAQLQAAATAKPKQQWQIELQQTQLQTPVGHWALADTILMTLDWPKQQLSLPAHCWSSEPGRLCLEKASKISGSQGDLAVRLQQFQLALLEPFIGESQRLTGEADADLQLSWGKKQGLNAAIKLTGTAGKWQQTDVNPLQLPWQSWNAALTLTPKQLSSNWQMQFSEDRSLKGSASLPDLTAEDKKLEAELTLTRLDLSFLRTLLPEQSEFIATLNGQVRASGTLGRPLLSGQLKVSDVKLQGNNAPLDIEQGSLQLDFLQQKALLTAEIQSGEGKAQLSGYADWFDLANYQARLALSGQQLPLTLSQGVVYINPEITVLAQNQVVAVQGTVQIPKADIAIDDLPQNAVQISDDEILLNKELEVRRGAVTSSIKLVTEMRLILGDEVKLQAFGLKSRLKGQLLFSQNGQQQRLKGEVNILDGTFRSYGQDLLIRKGKLIFNGPADQPFLNIEAIRNPSSTEDDVIAGIRVNGPADQASVVIFSEPSKPQANALSYLLMGRDLSGSADTKSNPLTSGLIGLGIANSNGMVSQLGQALGFEQFTLDTAGTGDDSQVTVSGYLSPKLQLKYGVGIFNSLGEFTLRYELMKNFYLEAVQGIDSAVDVLYKFEFD, encoded by the coding sequence ATGAGTGTGAATGGCAGCGAAGAGCGCACTACCATGCCTGATGTGAAAAACGTCAGCTCAGTTTTTAGTTGGAAGAAATTCTTTTTAGCCTTCAGTTTATTACTGTTGCTCAGCCTGATTGTGCTGTTTTATACCAATAAACCTTTGCAACTACTGAACCGGTTGCTACCGGACAACAGCCCGGTTCAAATAACCCAAATCAGCGGCACCCTGGCTGAAGGTTTTACGCTGACCGGACTGCAGTTTCAGCAAGATGGAGTGCAGCTGCAGATCAACAGTCTTGCCGCTAAAGTCAGTTGGTATTGTTTAGGCCGATTTGAGATTTGTCTGGACAGCGCAACAGCAGAAGGTGTGCATCTGGTGCTCAGTCCGTCCACCCTACCCGAAACTGCGCCAGAGCAAGAAGAGACAGTACTGGAACTGCCCAAAGTCAGTATTACTCAACTACAGGTCACTGATCTGACGGTACAGCAAAGTGAACTGCAGCTTAGTCTCAATGGCCTGAGCACAGAGCTGAAATTAGGTGGTCAGCAAATCCAACTGGGTGACACGCTATTGGACCAATTACAGTTGCATTTACCAGCAGTTTCAGAACAAAACAGTGTCTCATCTAACACAACAAAAGCCACCACAACAGCCAGCACCGCAACGAACAGTGTGGCCTGGTGGCATTATCAGGTGCCACAACTAACGCGAATTGAATTGCCGTTGTGGCTGAGTGTAAAGAAGCTCACATTACAGCAGCCTAAAGTCACAGGAGCGCAGCAACTTTCTGCAGAGCAGCTTAGTTTTTCCCTCGAAGCCAATCCGGATCAGTTTGAGCTTACGGAGTTTAAACTTACTCAACTGCAAATAACTCAGCCGGATTTGCACGGCAACCCAATTAATGCTGAAGCACAACTCAGTCTGACCAATTCCACTCCTTTTGCATTGCAGGGCTTTGTGAAAGCCGAAAGCTCTGGGTTAGTACTCAATAGCAGCATAGCCGGTTCATTAGATCAATTGCAGCTAGGTCTTGAACTGACAGGTACCCAGCAGGCTAGCGCCCAGGTAGAAGTCGCACCGCTGAGCGCAGGACTACCAATACAACTGCAATTAAAAGCCACCAGCCTGCAGTGGCCACTGCAAGGTGAGCCCTTATATAAAATGCAGCAATTGCTGATTGATGCTGAAGGTTCATTAGCTGATTTGAAGCTCACTTTACAAAGCCAGCAACAACTTCCTCAACTGCCAGATAGCCAACTGCAACTGAATGCGCATTGGCAAGCCCCGGTGTTGAGCTGGTCTGCATTAACGCTGAATTCCGCGCTGGGCAATCTAAGCAGTACTGGTGCTTTGGATTTAACCAAAGAGCTGGCGCTTGATGCGGCCCTTTCGCTTGATAAAATGCAACTGGATCCATGGCTAAAAGATTATCCGGGACAACTCAGTGGTGATATCAAACTCAAAGCCAGTTACCACCAGCAACAATGGCAGCTTGAACTTCCGACTTTAGCTATTCAGGGGCAAGTGCGTAAACAACCGCTGTCTTTATCGGGTCAGCTGCAGGCCAAAGGCAAAGCTCTGGACGTAGAGACGTTAAGCAGTAAGACGCTGGTGCTACAGCATGGCAACAATAAAATCACCGCTGAAGGGGAAGTGACAGACAAATGGCAAATGGCTTTGTCTGTAGCTGCTCCCGATCTGGCCAGCTCTATTCAGGGCGCCCAGGGCAGCCTGATGGCCGATGCCAAAATAACAGGTCCACAACAACACCCGGCTCTGGATATCAAGCTGCAGGGTGAGAAATTGCGTTATAAAAAGCTAATGCGCCTGCAAAACCTCAGCCTGAATGCACTGATTAACAGCGACAATCTGGATCATCAACTGGAACTGACCTTAGGTAAAGGCACGCTTTCAGGACAACAACTGAATTCTGCCCAGTTGCTGCTGACAGGCAATAAAAACAGCAGCGATTTGGTACTGCAGCTGGATGGGGCCGACTACAAAGCACAGCTGCAGGCAGCAGCCACAGCAAAACCTAAACAACAGTGGCAAATAGAGCTGCAACAAACTCAATTGCAGACTCCTGTCGGTCATTGGGCTTTAGCCGATACGATACTGATGACGCTGGATTGGCCAAAACAACAACTCAGTTTGCCAGCTCATTGCTGGTCATCAGAGCCGGGTAGACTCTGCCTGGAGAAAGCCAGCAAAATCAGCGGCAGCCAGGGCGACTTAGCAGTGCGGTTGCAACAGTTTCAGCTGGCTTTGCTGGAACCTTTTATTGGCGAATCACAACGATTGACCGGCGAAGCCGATGCAGATCTGCAGCTGAGCTGGGGTAAAAAACAAGGTTTGAATGCAGCGATTAAGCTGACAGGCACAGCAGGTAAATGGCAACAAACCGATGTCAACCCGTTACAACTGCCGTGGCAAAGCTGGAATGCGGCACTGACATTGACGCCAAAACAGCTTTCCAGCAACTGGCAAATGCAGTTCAGTGAAGACCGTTCACTCAAAGGTTCAGCCTCCCTGCCCGATTTAACTGCAGAGGATAAAAAGCTCGAAGCAGAGCTGACGTTAACCCGATTGGATTTAAGTTTTTTACGCACTTTATTGCCAGAACAAAGTGAATTTATCGCCACTTTAAATGGTCAGGTTCGCGCTAGCGGCACCTTGGGCCGGCCTTTATTGTCAGGTCAACTCAAAGTCAGTGACGTGAAATTGCAGGGGAATAATGCCCCGCTGGATATAGAACAAGGCAGTCTGCAGCTGGATTTTTTACAACAAAAAGCTCTGCTAACTGCGGAAATTCAAAGTGGTGAAGGTAAAGCACAATTATCTGGTTATGCCGACTGGTTTGATTTAGCCAACTATCAGGCTCGTTTAGCCTTAAGCGGCCAGCAACTGCCGCTTACCCTGTCGCAAGGTGTGGTCTATATCAATCCGGAAATCACAGTACTGGCGCAAAATCAGGTGGTTGCAGTGCAAGGCACAGTGCAAATTCCAAAAGCTGATATAGCGATAGACGATTTACCGCAAAACGCGGTGCAAATCTCAGACGATGAAATATTACTGAATAAAGAACTGGAAGTGCGCCGTGGTGCTGTCACCAGTTCAATTAAATTAGTTACCGAAATGCGGCTGATTTTAGGGGATGAAGTAAAACTGCAGGCTTTTGGCTTAAAAAGTCGCTTAAAAGGTCAGTTATTATTCAGTCAGAATGGTCAGCAACAACGCTTAAAAGGCGAAGTGAATATTCTGGACGGAACCTTCCGCTCTTACGGCCAGGATTTGCTGATCCGTAAAGGCAAACTGATATTTAATGGTCCTGCCGATCAGCCATTTTTAAATATTGAAGCGATACGTAACCCCTCCTCCACTGAAGATGATGTGATTGCAGGTATTAGAGTGAACGGCCCTGCCGATCAGGCTTCCGTTGTGATCTTTTCAGAACCGTCCAAACCCCAGGCCAACGCTTTGTCTTATCTGTTGATGGGACGGGATTTATCCGGTAGCGCTGATACCAAAAGTAATCCGTTAACCAGCGGTTTAATAGGCCTTGGTATTGCCAACAGCAACGGCATGGTCAGCCAGTTAGGTCAGGCGTTGGGGTTTGAGCAATTTACATTGGATACAGCGGGCACTGGTGATGACTCACAAGTCACAGTCAGCGGCTATTTATCACCCAAACTACAGCTGAAGTATGGCGTGGGTATTTTTAACTCTTTGGGGGAATTCACCTTAAGATACGAGCTGATGAAAAACTTCTACCTTGAGGCTGTGCAAGGCATAGACAGCGCAGTGGATGTACTTTACAAGTTTGAGTTTGATTAA
- a CDS encoding ABC transporter ATP-binding protein: MLRISAHQIEKSYSTVKAVNRISFDVQSGQIFALLGPNGAGKSSLIRMLVGLTRPDAGKISIEYKGEQLSALPKRCYGYLPEDRGLYLDKTVRQNLTYIGKLRGMAAADISAALLQWCTRLDLLEKMDDTLNKLSKGNQQKVQLISCVLHKPDLLILDEPFSGLDPVNQEHVLAILTELKQSGTTVILSAHQMALIERLADQMLLLNKGELVAQGSLAQVSHQLDPKQWFEVSFEQQVNSEALQRLTAVAEFKTLDPSKIQLTLKAGFSVSQLLQQLTSVAELADFSRIQPSLHQLYLTAVQQHNQQTTPDAQGDAA; this comes from the coding sequence ATGCTCAGGATTTCTGCACATCAAATAGAAAAAAGTTACAGCACAGTCAAAGCCGTCAACCGCATCAGTTTTGATGTGCAATCTGGCCAGATTTTTGCGCTGTTAGGTCCCAACGGTGCCGGAAAATCTTCCCTTATTCGAATGCTGGTTGGCTTAACCCGCCCCGATGCAGGCAAAATCAGTATTGAGTACAAAGGCGAACAGCTCAGTGCATTACCAAAACGTTGTTATGGCTATTTGCCGGAAGACAGAGGCTTGTATCTGGATAAAACTGTGCGGCAAAACCTGACTTATATAGGTAAGTTACGAGGCATGGCCGCAGCAGACATCAGCGCTGCGCTGCTGCAGTGGTGCACCCGACTCGATTTACTGGAAAAAATGGACGACACCTTAAATAAACTCTCCAAAGGCAATCAGCAAAAGGTACAGCTTATTAGCTGCGTGTTGCATAAACCCGACCTGCTGATTTTAGATGAACCCTTCTCAGGTCTGGATCCGGTCAATCAAGAGCATGTGTTAGCTATCCTGACCGAGTTAAAGCAAAGTGGTACGACCGTTATTTTAAGTGCCCACCAAATGGCGTTGATTGAACGTTTAGCGGATCAAATGTTATTGCTGAACAAAGGTGAACTGGTGGCTCAGGGTAGTCTGGCTCAAGTCAGCCATCAGTTGGATCCAAAACAGTGGTTTGAAGTGAGCTTTGAACAGCAGGTTAACTCTGAAGCGCTGCAGCGCTTAACTGCAGTAGCTGAATTCAAAACCTTAGACCCCTCTAAAATTCAACTGACCTTAAAAGCTGGTTTTAGTGTCAGTCAGTTGCTGCAACAGCTGACCAGCGTAGCGGAATTGGCTGATTTCAGTCGTATCCAGCCCAGTTTGCATCAGTTGTACCTCACTGCAGTGCAGCAACATAACCAGCAAACAACACCAGATGCGCAAGGAGATGCAGCATGA